A stretch of the Rhodospirillaceae bacterium genome encodes the following:
- a CDS encoding aminotransferase, with amino-acid sequence MKQTNSIMSSYGTTVFTVMSQLATDHGAINLGQGFPDQDGPADIREVAARAMIDGPNQYPPMMGMVELRQAVATANKRFYDLDVDWQSQVMVTSGATEAIADCLLGLINPGDEVVMIEPLYDCYLPMVQRAGGIAKLARIEPPDWTLPRQQLEEAFSDKTKLILLNSPHNPAGKVFDADELAFIAALVEKHDAYAVCDEVYEHLLFDGRKHIPLMTLPGMAERCLRIGSAGKTFSLTGWKIGYITGDPALISTIAKTHQFNTFTTPPGTQLAAAFGLAKGDDYFTGLAADLQARRDQLSKGLQSIGFETMESEGTYFLTVDFRPLGFNGDDVEFCRHITTEAGVAAVPVSAFYSQADVDHFARFCFCKGEALLDQALEKLSAHFST; translated from the coding sequence ATGAAACAGACAAATTCAATCATGTCCAGTTATGGCACCACCGTCTTCACGGTGATGAGCCAGCTTGCCACCGACCATGGCGCCATCAACCTGGGGCAGGGCTTTCCCGATCAGGACGGCCCGGCCGATATTCGCGAGGTTGCCGCAAGAGCGATGATTGATGGCCCCAACCAGTATCCGCCGATGATGGGAATGGTTGAATTGCGCCAGGCCGTGGCCACGGCTAACAAGCGTTTTTACGATCTTGATGTGGATTGGCAAAGCCAGGTGATGGTGACGTCGGGGGCGACCGAGGCGATAGCCGATTGTTTGCTGGGTCTGATTAATCCGGGCGACGAAGTGGTGATGATCGAACCGCTCTACGACTGCTATCTGCCGATGGTGCAGCGCGCCGGCGGGATTGCCAAACTGGCCCGGATCGAGCCGCCTGACTGGACCTTGCCGCGCCAGCAGTTGGAAGAGGCTTTTTCCGACAAAACCAAGCTGATCTTACTCAATTCTCCTCATAACCCAGCCGGTAAAGTGTTCGATGCCGACGAGCTGGCCTTCATTGCCGCACTGGTTGAAAAGCACGACGCCTATGCGGTTTGTGATGAAGTCTACGAGCATCTGCTGTTTGATGGCCGCAAGCACATTCCGCTGATGACCCTGCCGGGCATGGCCGAACGCTGTTTGCGGATCGGCTCGGCGGGCAAGACCTTCTCGCTGACCGGCTGGAAGATCGGCTACATCACCGGCGATCCGGCGCTTATTTCGACCATTGCCAAGACCCACCAGTTCAACACCTTCACGACACCGCCGGGAACCCAGCTGGCGGCGGCTTTCGGCCTTGCCAAGGGGGATGACTATTTCACCGGCCTCGCCGCCGACCTACAGGCCAGGCGCGACCAGCTGAGCAAGGGTCTTCAGAGCATCGGTTTTGAGACCATGGAAAGTGAAGGCACCTATTTTCTGACCGTTGATTTCCGGCCACTTGGCTTCAACGGCGACGATGTTGAATTCTGCCGTCATATCACGACGGAGGCAGGGGTTGCTGCGGTGCCGGTCAGCGCCTTTTACAGCCAAGCCGACGTTGATCATTTCGCGCGTTTCTGTTTCTGCAAGGGCGAAGCGCTGCTCGATCAGGCGCTTGAGAAGCTTTCTGCCCATTTTTCAACCTGA
- a CDS encoding P-II family nitrogen regulator: MKKIEAIIKPFKLDEVKEALHEIGLQGITVLEAKGFGRQKGHTELYRGAEYVVDFLPKVKIELVIDDGLVERAVEAIQQSAHTGRIGDGKIFIIPVEEAIRVRTGERGTEAI; this comes from the coding sequence ATGAAAAAAATTGAAGCCATCATCAAACCCTTCAAACTCGATGAGGTCAAAGAAGCCCTGCACGAAATCGGCTTGCAGGGCATTACGGTTCTCGAAGCCAAGGGGTTTGGCCGCCAGAAAGGCCATACCGAGCTTTATCGCGGCGCCGAATACGTCGTCGATTTTCTGCCGAAAGTGAAGATCGAACTGGTCATTGACGACGGCCTTGTCGAACGCGCCGTAGAGGCCATCCAGCAATCAGCCCATACCGGACGTATTGGCGATGGCAAGATTTTCATCATTCCGGTCGAAGAAGCCATTCGCGTGCGCACCGGCGAACGTGGCACGGAAGCCATTTAA